A single genomic interval of Daucus carota subsp. sativus chromosome 1, DH1 v3.0, whole genome shotgun sequence harbors:
- the LOC108204080 gene encoding mitogen-activated protein kinase kinase kinase 3 isoform X1, whose product MPTWWPGKKSSKTKEDQKNKYSNNTIHQSLSKDNKNRIFKDSKPRSFDDVSSAVINKGSPRISKEINKNGSGSSGFSGFDSDQRAHPLPRPCNSTLGVDQTGGLGSGSASVSSVSSSGSSDDHSQFGIFSRGHDDTKFLQPPRSPGPGSRVATTTSSPRHPRFSGTSLESPEKLDDGKIECHPLPLPPGSPTSPSTLPKLRTPATVDHSPCQLSKWKKGKLLGRGTFGHVYLGFNSESGQMCAIKEVRLVIDDQTSKECLKQLNQEIALLSKLSQRNIVQYLGSELGEETLSVYLEYVSGGSIHKLLQEYGAFGEPVIQNYTRQILSGLAYLHGRNTVHRDIKGANILVDPNGEIKLADFGMAKHITNCTSMLSFKGSPYWMAPEVVMNSNGYNLAVDIWSLGCTILEMATSKPPWGQYEGVAAIFKIGNSKEIPEIPNHLSPDAKNFIRLCLQRDPVARPTAAQLLEHAFVRDQATTRVANVNITKEAFPHTFDGSRTPTAQEMRSNRTNISSFDGDHLRATKSSFDVDNFRATKSGFTASRDLIIPRNNARNIISLPVSPTSSPLRQYGPAYQSCYLSPPHPSFAMPGQSSYNNSNEFPVRSNTKNFPDPWFEIPQYKSQTPPNRSPRRGPI is encoded by the exons ATGCCAACTTGGTGGCCGGGGAAAAAATCAAGCAAGACGAAAGAAGATCAAAAGAACAAGTATAGCAACAACACTATACATCAAAGCTTGAGCAAAGACAATAAAAATCGAATCTTTAAAGATTCCAAGCCAAGAAGCTTTGATGATGTCTCTTCTGCTGTTATAAACAAAGGCTCTCCAAGAATTAGCAAAGAAATCAATAAAAATGGAAGTGGGTCATCTGGCTTTTCGGGTTTTGATTCGGATCAAAGGGCCCATCCTTTGCCTAGACCTTGTAATTCAACACTTGGGGTTGATCAAACGGGTGGGTTGGGATCTGGGTCGGCTTCTGTTTCTAGTGTTAGCTCTTCTGGATCCTCTGATGATCACTCTCAGTTTGGGATTTTTAG CAGAGGGCATGATGATACCAAGTTTCTCCAACCACCAAGGAGCCCAGGCCCAGGATCTAGAGTGGCAACCACCACTTCGTCGCCCCGTCATCCACGATTTTCCGGCACAAGTCTGGAATCACCTGAAAAGTTAGATGATGGAAAAATTGAATGtcatcctcttcctcttccGCCAGGTTCTCCCACTAGCCCTTCTACCTTGCCGAAATTAAGAACTCCTGCTACGGTAGATCATTCGCCATGTCAGTTGTCGAAGTGGAAAAAAGGAAAACTTCTAGGAAGAGGCACTTTTGGCCATGTATACCTTGGATTTAACAG TGAGAGTGGGCAAATGTGTGCGATAAAGGAAGTAAGGTTGGTTATAGATGACCAAACTTCAAAGGAATGTCTCAAGCAATTGAACCAG GAAATCGCGTTGCTTAGTAAACTGTCGCAACGGAACATTGTTCAATACCTTGGAAGTGAACTG GGTGAAGAGACGCTGTCTGTTTACTTGGAATATGTTTCTGGTGGTTCCATACATAAATTACTTCAGGAGTATGGCGCGTTTGGGGAGCCAGTTATACAAAATTACACCAGGCAAATTCTCTCTGGGCTTGCCTACTTACATGGAAGAAATACAGTACACAG GGATATCAAAGGTGCAAATATATTGGTAGATCCCAATGGAGAAATCAAGCTCGCAGACTTTGGCATGGCGAAACAT ATTACGAATTGTACTTCAATGCTCTCTTTCAAAGGAAGTCCTTATTGGATGGCACCTGAG GTTGTTATGAACTCCAATGGATATAATCTTGCGGTTGACATATGGAGCTTAGGATGCACAATTCTAGAAATGGCCACCTCGAAACCACCCTGGGGCCAGTATGAGGGG GTGGCTGCTATATTTAAGATTGGAAACAGCAAAGAGATTCCTGAAATTCCTAATCATCTATCTCCCGATGCCAAAAATTTTATAAGACTGTGTTTGCAACGCGACCCAGTTGCACGACCTACTGCCGCCCAACTATTAGAACACGCTTTCGTCAGAGACCAAGCTACCACAAGAGTTGCCAATGTAAACATAACAAAGGAAGCGTTCCCCCACACTTTTGACGGGAGCCGCACACCG ACTGCACAAGAGATGCGATCTAACAGAACAAATATCAGTTCTTTTGATGGAGATCATCTTCGTGCAACAAAATCCTCTTTCGATGTGGATAATTTTCGTGCAACAAAATCAGGATTCACAGCATCAAGAGATTTGATCATCCCAAG AAACAACGCAAGAAACATTATTTCTTTGCCAGTATCTCCTACTTCAAGTCCCTTGCGACAGTATGGACCTGCATATCAGAGTTGCTATTTATCTCCTCCACACCCATCGTTTGCCATGCCAGGGCAGAGCAGTTACAATAATTCTAACGAATTTCCTGTGAGATCCAACACAAAAAACTTTCCGGATCCATGGTTTGAAATTCCCCAATACAAGTCCCAAACACCACCCAACAGATCTCCGAGGAGAGGACCTATTTGA
- the LOC108204080 gene encoding mitogen-activated protein kinase kinase kinase 3 isoform X2 produces MPTWWPGKKSSKTKEDQKNKYSNNTIHQSLSKDNKNRIFKDSKPRSFDDVSSAVINKGSPRISKEINKNGSGSSGFSGFDSDQRAHPLPRPCNSTLGVDQTGGLGSGSASVSSVSSSGSSDDHSQFGIFRGHDDTKFLQPPRSPGPGSRVATTTSSPRHPRFSGTSLESPEKLDDGKIECHPLPLPPGSPTSPSTLPKLRTPATVDHSPCQLSKWKKGKLLGRGTFGHVYLGFNSESGQMCAIKEVRLVIDDQTSKECLKQLNQEIALLSKLSQRNIVQYLGSELGEETLSVYLEYVSGGSIHKLLQEYGAFGEPVIQNYTRQILSGLAYLHGRNTVHRDIKGANILVDPNGEIKLADFGMAKHITNCTSMLSFKGSPYWMAPEVVMNSNGYNLAVDIWSLGCTILEMATSKPPWGQYEGVAAIFKIGNSKEIPEIPNHLSPDAKNFIRLCLQRDPVARPTAAQLLEHAFVRDQATTRVANVNITKEAFPHTFDGSRTPTAQEMRSNRTNISSFDGDHLRATKSSFDVDNFRATKSGFTASRDLIIPRNNARNIISLPVSPTSSPLRQYGPAYQSCYLSPPHPSFAMPGQSSYNNSNEFPVRSNTKNFPDPWFEIPQYKSQTPPNRSPRRGPI; encoded by the exons ATGCCAACTTGGTGGCCGGGGAAAAAATCAAGCAAGACGAAAGAAGATCAAAAGAACAAGTATAGCAACAACACTATACATCAAAGCTTGAGCAAAGACAATAAAAATCGAATCTTTAAAGATTCCAAGCCAAGAAGCTTTGATGATGTCTCTTCTGCTGTTATAAACAAAGGCTCTCCAAGAATTAGCAAAGAAATCAATAAAAATGGAAGTGGGTCATCTGGCTTTTCGGGTTTTGATTCGGATCAAAGGGCCCATCCTTTGCCTAGACCTTGTAATTCAACACTTGGGGTTGATCAAACGGGTGGGTTGGGATCTGGGTCGGCTTCTGTTTCTAGTGTTAGCTCTTCTGGATCCTCTGATGATCACTCTCAGTTTGGGATTTTTAG AGGGCATGATGATACCAAGTTTCTCCAACCACCAAGGAGCCCAGGCCCAGGATCTAGAGTGGCAACCACCACTTCGTCGCCCCGTCATCCACGATTTTCCGGCACAAGTCTGGAATCACCTGAAAAGTTAGATGATGGAAAAATTGAATGtcatcctcttcctcttccGCCAGGTTCTCCCACTAGCCCTTCTACCTTGCCGAAATTAAGAACTCCTGCTACGGTAGATCATTCGCCATGTCAGTTGTCGAAGTGGAAAAAAGGAAAACTTCTAGGAAGAGGCACTTTTGGCCATGTATACCTTGGATTTAACAG TGAGAGTGGGCAAATGTGTGCGATAAAGGAAGTAAGGTTGGTTATAGATGACCAAACTTCAAAGGAATGTCTCAAGCAATTGAACCAG GAAATCGCGTTGCTTAGTAAACTGTCGCAACGGAACATTGTTCAATACCTTGGAAGTGAACTG GGTGAAGAGACGCTGTCTGTTTACTTGGAATATGTTTCTGGTGGTTCCATACATAAATTACTTCAGGAGTATGGCGCGTTTGGGGAGCCAGTTATACAAAATTACACCAGGCAAATTCTCTCTGGGCTTGCCTACTTACATGGAAGAAATACAGTACACAG GGATATCAAAGGTGCAAATATATTGGTAGATCCCAATGGAGAAATCAAGCTCGCAGACTTTGGCATGGCGAAACAT ATTACGAATTGTACTTCAATGCTCTCTTTCAAAGGAAGTCCTTATTGGATGGCACCTGAG GTTGTTATGAACTCCAATGGATATAATCTTGCGGTTGACATATGGAGCTTAGGATGCACAATTCTAGAAATGGCCACCTCGAAACCACCCTGGGGCCAGTATGAGGGG GTGGCTGCTATATTTAAGATTGGAAACAGCAAAGAGATTCCTGAAATTCCTAATCATCTATCTCCCGATGCCAAAAATTTTATAAGACTGTGTTTGCAACGCGACCCAGTTGCACGACCTACTGCCGCCCAACTATTAGAACACGCTTTCGTCAGAGACCAAGCTACCACAAGAGTTGCCAATGTAAACATAACAAAGGAAGCGTTCCCCCACACTTTTGACGGGAGCCGCACACCG ACTGCACAAGAGATGCGATCTAACAGAACAAATATCAGTTCTTTTGATGGAGATCATCTTCGTGCAACAAAATCCTCTTTCGATGTGGATAATTTTCGTGCAACAAAATCAGGATTCACAGCATCAAGAGATTTGATCATCCCAAG AAACAACGCAAGAAACATTATTTCTTTGCCAGTATCTCCTACTTCAAGTCCCTTGCGACAGTATGGACCTGCATATCAGAGTTGCTATTTATCTCCTCCACACCCATCGTTTGCCATGCCAGGGCAGAGCAGTTACAATAATTCTAACGAATTTCCTGTGAGATCCAACACAAAAAACTTTCCGGATCCATGGTTTGAAATTCCCCAATACAAGTCCCAAACACCACCCAACAGATCTCCGAGGAGAGGACCTATTTGA